One Helianthus annuus cultivar XRQ/B chromosome 12, HanXRQr2.0-SUNRISE, whole genome shotgun sequence genomic region harbors:
- the LOC110894265 gene encoding 4-coumarate--CoA ligase-like 1 yields the protein MGKTTQTMTKEDDEEIVFRSRYPSVPIPDNLTLPEFVLKDAELYADHVAFVDAATKRSYTYGEVVRDVQRFSKSLRSLGLRTGHVVVVVLPNVIEYAIVALGIMAAGSVFSGANPSSHSSEIKKQVDLAEAKLIVTDDHTYNKVKEVGLPVIIIGEERVNGTIFWSELLEAAERASSTGIQNTVTQNDLCALPFSSGTTGLSKGVMLTHRNIIANLCSTLFSVGPDLIGKVTILGLIPYFHIYGLTGILCATVRNKGKVVVMGRYDLSTVLKALIEHEVTFAPIVPPILLGLVKYPIDEDLEKLKVSAVMTAAAPLAPEIYEEFHRKFPQIEIQEAYGMTEHSCITLTHGDLRKGHHTSKKRSVGHILPNLEVKFVDPDTGRSLPSNTPGEICVRSQCVMKGYYKNEVETAQTIDEHGWLHTGDIGYIDDEGDMFIVDRMKELIKYKGFQVAPAELEGILLGHPSVEDAAVVGLPDKEAGEIPGAHVVISKDAKETEEDIMKYVANSVAQYKKVRVLHFVDKIPKSPSGKIMRRLIKEKMLEDISKSQ from the exons ATGGGAAAAACCACACAAACAATGAcaaaagaggatgatgaggaaaTTGTTTTCCGAAGCCGTTACCCGTCTGTCCCTATTCCCGACAACCTCACGTTGCCGGAATTCGTACTCAAGGATGCAGAATTGTATGCCGATCATGTAGCATTTGTGGATGCCGCAACCAAACGGTCATACACTTATGGTGAAGTTGTTAGGGATGTTCAAAGGTTTTCCAAGTCATTGAGATCTCTGGGGTTGAGAACCGGCCATGTGGTGGTCGTTGTACTCCCAAATGTTATTGAATACGCGATTGTGGCTTTGGGCATAATGGCTGCGGGTAGTGTGTTTTCGGGTGCAAATCCGTCAAGCCATTCATCTGAAATCAAGAAACAAGTCGACTTAGCTGAAGCCAAACTTATTGTAACCGATGATCATACTTACAATAAG GTGAAGGAAGTAGGATTACCGGTGATAATAATCGGAGAAGAAAGAGTAAACGGCACCATCTTTTGGAGCGAATTACTGGAAGCAGCGGAACGAGCAAGCAGCACCGGAATCCAAAACACAGTAACACAAAATGACCTTTGTGCCCTTCCATTCTCCTCCGGTACCACCGGACTTTCAAAAGGAGTAATGCTAACTCACCGGAACATCATCGCAAACCTCTGCTCAACTCTCTTCAGTGTGGGCCCAGACCTCATCGGAAAAGTCACCATCCTAGGGCTAATTCCGTACTTTCACATCTACGGCCTCACCGGAATATTGTGTGCCACCGTTAGGAACAAAGGAAAGGTGGTGGTTATGGGGAG gTATGATCTATCGACGGTTTTGAAAGCGTTGATTGAGCATGAAGTTACTTTTGCTCCCATTGTGCCACCGATTTTGTTGGGGTTGGTTAAGTATCCGATTGATGAAGATCTTGAGAAGCTTAAGGTTAGTGCTGTTATGACAGCTGCTGCGCCTCTTGCTCCCGAGATTTACGAGGAGTTTCACCGAAAGTTTCCACAAATTGAGATTCAAGAG GCATATGGGATGACAGAACATAGTTGCATAACCCTAACCCATGGAGATCTGAGAAAGGGTCATCACACGTCCAAAAAGCGATCGGTCGGTCACATACTCCCGAATCTAGAAGTGAAATTTGTTGATCCAGATACAGGTCGATCTCTACCTTCAAACACTCCTGGAGAAATATGTGTTCGAAGTCAGTGCGTCATGAAAG GTTACTACAAGAATGAAGTTGAAACAGCTCAAACAATTGACGAACATGGGTGGCTTCACACTGGCGATATAGGGTACATTGATGATGAAGGCGATATGTTCATCGTTGATCGTATGAAAGAGTTAATCAAGTACAAAGGATTTCAA GTTGCACCGGCAGAATTGGAGGGAATACTTTTAGGACATCCTTCCGTTGAAGATGCCGCGGTTGTCGG GTTGCCTGATAAAGAGGCAGGGGAAATACCAGGGGCACATGTGGTAATTAGCAAAGATGCAAAAGAGACCGAAGAAGACATAATGAAGTATGTTGCTAATAGTGTAGCACAATACAAGAAGGTGAGGGTGCTTCATTTTGTAGACAAAATACCCAAATCACCCTCGGGAAAAATTATGAGGAGGCTCATCAAAGAGAAGATGTTGGAGGATATTTCCAAATCACAATAA
- the LOC110894267 gene encoding F-box only protein 6, which translates to MLSHLISQVLDLSGTPPPPYLLRYQPPPILQQPPELPSHSSCLLNLEDDQSEDDCYNLVMKAGKFEMLEPGIGPPSKRARKDSTQGKKLSETSVPNKTMDSEIWKEFPEDLFENVIARLPVATFFRFRSVCQKWNSLLTSNSFSLQCGQLTRTQPWFYTRTHENVNTGAMYDPVSRKWHHPNVPVVPTNKIVLPVASAGGLVCFLDISHGSFYVCNPLTRSFRELQARSVNVWSRVVVGMTANEKAGGAYQVMWVGSNGEYEIYDSRNDTWACPGAMPTCINVPLSLNYRSQPVTIAGCMYFLRSDPDGIVSYDTETGIWKQFTVPAPVHLREHTLAECGGRIMLAGLLTKNAATCVCIWELQKMTLLWKEVDRMPNIWCLEFYGKPIRMSCLGNKTLLMLSLRSKMTNRLVGYDMARKEWFKVPNCVFPHSRKRQWIACGTAFHPCLTAKAKA; encoded by the exons ATGTTGAGTCATCTCATTTCTCAAGTTCTAGACCTTTCCGGTACTCCTCCGCCGCCGTATCTCCTCCGTTATCAGCCTCCGCCGATACTGCAACAACCGCCGGAGCTTCCAAGTCACAG CTCGTGTCTTCTAAACCTTGAAGACGATCAATCAGAAGATGATTGCTACAATCTTGTAATGAAAGCTGGAAAGTTTGAAATGTTAGAGCCCGGGATAGGCCCGCCTTCAAAACGGGCCCGGAAGGACAGCACCCAAGGAAAAAAATTATCTGAAACCTCTGTTCCGAACAAGACTATGGATTCAGAAATATGGAAAGAGTTCCCAGAAGACCTGTTCGAAAACGTAATTGCCCGACTTCCGGTTGCAACCTTTTTCCGGTTCAGATCCGTTTGCCAGAAATGGAACTCGTTGTTGACTTCTAACAGCTTCTCGCTTCAATGCGGTCAACTCACTCGAACCCAACCGTGGTTCTACACCCGAACCCATGAAAATGTCAACACGGGAGCCATGTACGACCCGGTTTCAAGAAAATGGCACCACCCTAATGTACCTGTCGTACCGACAAATAAGATAGTGTTGCCCGTTGCTTCTGCAGGCGGGCTCGTTTGTTTTCTAGACATTAGTCATGGAAGCTTCTATGTGTGTAACCCGTTGACCCGGTCTTTCCGTGAGTTACAGGCTAGATCGGTCAATGTCTGGTCAAGGGTCGTTGTCGGGATGACTGCAAACGAGAAAGCGGGTGGGGCGTACCAGGTTATGTGGGTCGGGTCGAATGGCGAGTATGAAATTTATGATTCCAGAAATGACACGTGGGCGTGCCCGGGTGCCATGCCAACGTGCATTAACGTGCCGTTGTCGTTAAACTATAGGTCACAGCCCGTGACTATAGCCGGGTGTATGTATTTTCTAAGGTCGGATCCGGATGGGATAGTGTCGTATGATACAGAAACGGGGATTTGGAAGCAGTTTACGGTCCCGGCCCCTGTCCACCTGAGGGAGCACACGCTGGCGGAGTGTGGCGGCAGGATTATGTTGGCGGGGTTGCTGACAAAGAATGCCGCCACGTGTGTCTGCATATGGGAGCTTCAGAAGATGACTCTCTTGTGGAAGGAGGTTGACAGAATGCCAAATATATGGTGCTTAGAGTTTTATGGAAAGCCCATTAGGATGTCTTGTTTGGGTAACAAAACATTGCTTATGTTATCACTTCGGTCCAAAATGACGAACCGGTTAGTCGGTTACGATATGGCAAGAAAAGAATGGTTCAAGGTTCCTAACTGTGTGTTTCCACACAGTCGAAAACGACAATGGATCGCTTGTGGGACCGCCTTTCATCCTTGTCTGACCGCTAAGGCTAAGGCTTAG
- the LOC110894266 gene encoding uncharacterized protein LOC110894266 produces MECNRDEAKRAKEIAEIKFSSKDITGAKKFALKAQNLYPDLDGIAQMIATLDIYIAAENKTNDESDFYGILGVSPFADDDTVRKHYRKLALFLHPDKNKSIGADGAFKYISEAWSLLSDRTTRTAYDQRRQITAQNGSTAPAGQNGFYNFTSTTAGAKATSSTPKEHKPKTQKTFWTVCHGCKMQYEYLRMYLHQNLLCPNCHEPFLAMETAPPFTKVSTKGFKSQKVKNASNAGKHRSTSQSFQWAPFSKTGSPASSSQAATMVQLAYEKVKREREEAQAATKREEALKRKKLSKRAFKYSSSRLFNSVKKNPEEIDAGKGVLDIDIQARLVKKARNEIRRKLHEWKSKSGQKTGQTVVNSKEQKDEEIHNEFVNGKSMDNTIEPLVIDVPEPDFHNFDRERCETCFEEGQVWAAYDNDDGMPRHYAMIQKVNSVDPFKIKVRWLNFQTNKELDSIFGFTKPFGFGEFRTGKHETVSVTNYFSHKVNFTKAENGLLQIYPRKGDVWALYRNWCPEWNGETPNEVKHKYEIVDVDEYDEESGFTVTQLVKVAGFKTVFHRQINPKELRVIPESEIFRFSHQIPSHLLTSQESVNALKGCRELDPAATPDEFLQVIGDLQEPETIEIDDDGDGESKVGESAVLADVKEVVDVEVL; encoded by the coding sequence ATGGAGTGCAATAGAGACGAAGCTAAACGGGCGAAAGAAATTGCTGAAATTAAATTTTCTTCAAAAGACATCACGGGGGCAAAAAAGTTTGCTTTAAAGGCACAAAACTTGTATCCGGATCTTGACGGTATTGCTCAAATGATAGCAACTTTGGATATTTATATTGCCGCAGAAAATAAAACAAATGACGAGTCCGATTTTTACGGGATACTTGGCGTAAGCCCATTCGCTGATGACGATACTGTGCGGAAGCACTACAGAAAACTAGCGTTATTTCTTCATCCCGATAAGAACAAATCCATAGGGGCAGATGGGGCGTTTAAGTATATATCGGAAGCGTGGAGTTTGCTTTCAGATAGAACTACACGAACCGCTTATGATCAACGGCGGCAAATAACTGCCCAAAACGGCAGTACGGCGCCAGCTGGACAGAACGGGTTCTACAATTTTACAAGTACGACTGCTGGAGCGAAAGCGACAAGCAGTACCCCGAAAGAACATAAACCGAAAACGCAGAAGACGTTCTGGACAGTATGTCACGGATGTAAAATGCAGTACGAGTATTTACGAATGTATTTACATCAAAATCTGTTGTGCCCTAATTGCCATGAACCGTTTTTAGCTATGGAAACCGCACCGCCATTCACGAAAGTTTCGACTAAAGGTTTCAAAAGTCAGAAAGTTAAAAACGCGTCGAACGCTGGAAAGCACAGGTCAACAAGTCAGAGCTTTCAGTGGGCCCCGTTTTCCAAAACGGGTTCTCCTGCATCTTCTTCTCAAGCTGCAACGATGGTCCAACTAGCCTATGAGAAAGtcaaaagagagagagaagaagctCAAGCCGCTACTAAAAGAGAGGAAGCTTTAAAAAGGAAAAAGCTTTCGAAAAGAGCGTTTAAGTATTCGTCATCCAGGCTTTTTAATTCCGTGAAGAAAAATCCGGAAGAAATTGATGCCGGTAAAGGTGTTTTGGATATCGATATTCAAGCTCGATTAGTTAAAAAGGCGCGAAACGAAATCCGGAGGAAATTACATGAATGGAAATCAAAAAGCGGTCAAAAAACTGGTCAAACGGTGGTCAACTCTAAAGAACAAAAAGACGAAGAAATACATAATGAGTTCGTAAATGGAAAGTCAATGGATAACACAATTGAGCCACTTGTAATCGATGTTCCGGAACCCGATTTTCATAATTTTGATCGGGAGAGATGCGAAACGTGTTTCGAAGAAGGTCAAGTATGGGCTGCGTATGACAATGATGACGGTATGCCAAGGCATTATGCGATGATTCAAAAagtcaactcagttgacccgTTTAAGATAAAGGTACGCTGGCTTAATTTCCAAACCAACAAGGAGTTGGATTCAATATTTGGATTCACAAAACCATTTGGTTTTGGCGAGTTCAGAACGGGCAAACATGAGACAGTTTCCGTCACTAATTATTTTTCACACAAGGTTAATTTTACAAAAGCGGAAAACGGGTTATTACAAATTTACCCTCGTAAAGGCGACGTTTGGGCTTTATATAGAAACTGGTGCCCCGAATGGAATGGCGAAACACCAAATGAAGTAAAACATAAATACGAAATTGTCGATGTTGACGAGTACGATGAAGAATCAGGCTTTACGGTTACCCAACTTGTGAAAGTTGCGGGTTTTAAGACGGTTTTTCACAGGCAGATAAACCCTAAAGAATTGAGGGTAATCCCGGAAAGCGAAATATTTCGATTTTCTCATCAAATTCCTTCTCACCTGTTGACCAGTCAAGAATCGGTTAATGCTCTTAAAGGTTGTCGTGAACTCGATCCTGCAGCTACCCCTGATGAGTTTCTTCAAGTTATAGGTGATTTACAAGAACCAGAAACCATCGAAATTGATGATGACGGGGATGGTGAGTCAAAGGTTGGTGAGTCAGCGGTTTTAGCAGATGTTAAGGAAGTAGTGGATGTGGAAGTTTTGTGA